Proteins found in one Zea mays cultivar B73 chromosome 1, Zm-B73-REFERENCE-NAM-5.0, whole genome shotgun sequence genomic segment:
- the LOC103639059 gene encoding uncharacterized protein: protein MGMGHARPCDQRECRGYRGAVWPGRSSRRWSWKRLQPWGKQGAGEELGWEELDAMEHGGRRGVRAMDAQERAPAARVGLEHRAGNRRAERGDRGRWRSSAERHRGEPREKGSRGRELAAHAAVASRARRARASRESRGDPADGVVGRAERAAQRRLHWRTSRENKGSGREISRAGAREYDRAEQDAERREMKEDRAHRLGIEVRLGR, encoded by the coding sequence ATGGGGATGGGGCATGCGCGTCCCTGCGACCAGAGGGAGTGCCGCGGCTACAGGGGCGCGGTTTGGCCAGGGAGGAGCAGCCGACGCTGGAGCTGGAAGAGGCTTCAGCCATGGGGAAAACAAGGGGCCGGGGAGGAACTCGGCTGGGAGGAGCTCGACGCAATGGAGCACGGAGGAAGGAGAGGGGTGCGCGCCATGGATGCGCAGGAGCGAGCTCCGGCAGCGCGCGTGGGGCTGGAACACCGGGCTGGCAACCGGCGCGCAGAGAGAGGCGACCGAGGAAGATGGAGAAGCTCGGCCGAGCGCCATCGGGGCGAGCCGAGGGAGAAAGGAAGCCGCGGCAGAGAGCTCGCCGCTCACGCGGCCGTGGCGAGCAGAGCACGGCGGGCcagggcgagcagagagagcagAGGAGATCCGGCTGACGGCGTCGTTGGGCGAGCAGAGCGCGCCGCGCAGAGAAGACTCCACTGGAGAACGAGCAGGGAGAACAAAGGATCTGGGCGAGAAATTTCACGCGCGGGCGCCAGGGAATATGATAGGGCCGAGCAGGACGCCGAGAGGAGGGAGATGAAGGAGGATCGAGCTCATCGGCTGGGGATAGAGGTGCGGCTGGGAAGATAA
- the LOC103639052 gene encoding uncharacterized protein: protein MGMGHARPCDQRECRGYRGAVWPGRSSRRWSWKRLRPWGKQGAGEELGWEELDAMEHGGRRGVHAMVAQERAPAARVGLEHRAGSRRAERGDRGRWRSSAERHRGEPREKGSRGRELAAHRRLHWRMSRENKGAGREISRAGAREYDRAEQDAERREMREDRAHRLGIEERLGR, encoded by the exons ATGGGGATGGGGCATGCGCGTCCCTGCGACCAGAGGGAGTGCCGCGGCTACAGGGGCGCGGTTTGGCCAGGGAGGAGCAGCCGACGCTGGAGCTGGAAGAGGCTTCGGCCATGGGGAAAACAAGGGGCCGGGGAGGAACTCGGCTGGGAGGAGCTCGACGCAATGGAGCACGGAGGAAGGAGAGGGGTGCACGCCATGGTTGCGCAGGAGCGAGCTCCGGCAGCGCGCGTGGGGCTGGAACACCGAGCTGGCAGCCGGCGCGCAGAGAGAGGCGACCGAGGAAGATGGAGAAGCTCGGCCGAGCGCCATCGGGGCGAGCCGAGGGAGAAAGGAAGCCGCGGCAGAGAGCTCGCCGCTCAC AGAAGACTCCACTGGAGAATGAGCAGGGAGAACAAAGGAGCTGGGCGAGAAATTTCACGCGCGGGCGCCAGGGAATATGATAGGGCCGAGCAGGACGCCGAGAGGAGGGAGATGAGGGAGGATCGAGCTCATCGGCTGGGGATAGAGGAGCGGCTGGGAAGATAA